A single window of Deltaproteobacteria bacterium GWC2_65_14 DNA harbors:
- a CDS encoding 50S ribosomal protein L10: MSKVKKANKVDAVERLRESIASQKGAVIAENLGLTVAEVTRLRKSLREAGAEFRVVKNTLIRLAAKDTGFEKVSDSFVGPTAVAFATSDPVALAKAMKVFAAGSPKIRLKGGYLDGKALSVREVEALADLPGRDVLIAQLVGALASPLRRLAQALSGPQRKIVYALQSIHDKKSTPQTA, translated from the coding sequence GTGAGCAAGGTGAAAAAGGCCAACAAGGTGGACGCTGTAGAGCGATTGCGGGAGTCCATCGCCTCCCAGAAGGGGGCGGTCATCGCGGAGAACCTGGGTCTGACGGTCGCCGAAGTCACGCGTCTTCGAAAATCGCTTCGTGAGGCCGGCGCGGAATTCCGGGTGGTGAAGAATACCCTGATCCGCCTGGCCGCCAAGGACACCGGGTTCGAGAAGGTCTCGGACAGCTTCGTCGGACCGACAGCGGTCGCGTTCGCAACATCCGATCCGGTGGCCCTGGCGAAGGCGATGAAGGTGTTCGCCGCCGGGAGCCCGAAGATCCGGCTGAAGGGGGGGTACCTCGACGGGAAGGCCTTAAGCGTCAGGGAAGTAGAGGCGCTGGCGGATCTCCCCGGGCGGGACGTGCTGATCGCGCAGCTGGTGGGCGCACTGGCGTCTCCGTTGCGCAGGCTGGCCCAGGCGCTTTCCGGACCGCAGAGGAAGATCGTATACGCGTTGCAATCCATTCACGACAAGAAATCCACACCACAGACTGCCTGA
- a CDS encoding 50S ribosomal protein L7/L12 has translation MSKEEFITMIEGLTVLELNGYVKALEDHFGVTAAAPXXXFAHGAAPGAAPAVAEEKTEFDVVLTDFADKKIQVIKVIRELTGLGLKEAKDLVEGVPKPVKEGVDKKTAEEMKKKIEEAGGKAEIK, from the coding sequence ATGAGCAAGGAAGAATTTATAACCATGATAGAAGGACTTACGGTTCTTGAGTTGAACGGGTACGTAAAGGCTCTCGAAGACCACTTCGGAGTGACGGCCGCCGCTCCTNNNNNNNNGTTCGCCCACGGCGCGGCGCCCGGCGCAGCTCCTGCCGTCGCGGAGGAGAAGACCGAGTTCGACGTGGTCCTGACCGATTTCGCCGACAAGAAGATCCAGGTGATCAAGGTGATCCGAGAGCTCACCGGCCTGGGGCTGAAGGAAGCGAAGGACCTGGTCGAGGGAGTGCCGAAGCCGGTCAAGGAAGGGGTCGACAAGAAGACCGCCGAGGAAATGAAGAAGAAGATCGAAGAGGCCGGGGGCAAGGCGGAGATCAAGTAG